One stretch of Bombina bombina isolate aBomBom1 chromosome 7, aBomBom1.pri, whole genome shotgun sequence DNA includes these proteins:
- the LOC128667137 gene encoding uncharacterized protein LOC128667137, translating to MMLLPIIILLAVSPVRSQSSSISSFFSSISNLLVSALQLSEQISSGISVTEPTQTNDTTASYTYNNNQSQPTSTQLTSSSPNNNTLSVNTSIPVNNSSTGTSTQSVPPSIPVTNSSAGTSTQSVPPSIQVTNSSTRISTQSVPTSIPVTNSSTGISTQSVPPSIPVTNSSTGISTQSVPPSIPVTNSSTGTSNLSGQANVSVTKFSTLFQPSGNNFITLYITSAGVIDDFPLWTTVLVSLAVINMPQF from the exons TTTCCCCTGTCAGGTCCCAGTCTTCAAGCATTTCATCCTTTTTCAGCTCAATAAGCAACTTGCTAGTTTCTGCATTACAACTCAGCGAGCAAATCAGCAGTGGGATATCTGTTACTGAACCGACACAGACCAATGATACGACAGCATCTTATACTTACAACAATAACCAAAGTCAACCAACCAGTACCCAACTGACATCTTCTAGCCCAAATAACAATACCCTGTCAGTAAATACCAGTATCCCAGTGAACAACTCCAGTACAGGAACCAGTACCCAATCAGTACCACCCAGTATCCCAGTGACCAACTCCAGTGCAGGAACCAGTACCCAATCAGTACCACCCAGTATCCAAGTGACCAACTCCAGTACAAGAATCAGTACCCAATCAGTACCAACCAGTATCCCAGTGACCAACTCCAGTACAGGAATCAGTACCCAATCAGTACCACCCAGTATCCCAGTGACCAACTCCAGTACAGGAATCAGTACCCAATCTGTACCACCCAGTATCCCAGTAACCAACTCCAGTACAGGAACCAGTAACCTGTCAGGACAAGCCAACGTCTCAGTTACCAAATTCAGTACCTTATTCCAACCAAGCGGAAACAACTTCATAACTTTAT atATAACCTCAGCAGGAGTCATTGATGATTTTCCACTGTGGACCACAGTCCTTGTCTCTCTGGCAGTCATAAATATGCCCCAGTTTTAG